GAAGGTGTTTTCTAACAAAAAAAGAGCTTGTAATAAGAGAGTACCAGTTCTTTCCTGCACACACATTTGAATCGTAAAAGAGATTTCACGGGCAAAAATCTCTGTTACCAAATCATCAGGCCAATTAGAATACTCCATGAGATAAGAGTTACGGAGGTACAAGAATACGAGATATTCTATCTATTTATAGAGTTGTCTAAGACggctgattttctttcttcacatGGATTAATTATAGTAGTATTGTATTAGGACAGGCAACAACGAGCCGTACATATCAACTAAGGGTCTAAAACTAATGTGAAGGAAATATTATACTTAGACTAACTATTTTATTAAGTCCTTACTAAATGTGTAAACACAAAATAACCACCAATCACCATGATCGTGTTAGCGTTTGGTCTGATTTTTTTAtcatatttgaattattttttttaaaggaatgGCAAAATATTCACCGTaatattatttactttttctgaaaataaaatataaatctcTTTTATATTTGACTAATTATTTTTCATGGAGGAAAAAGTTTTGTACTTCTACAATATAAGTAGATAATTTTTCCATAATGTAGTCCTTTAGGATTGAAGAGTCATATTTAGGGAAGAATTTATTCTTTTGATATTTATTTCTGCCGTCTTTCTTGTCGTAGATGTCCATCTCCTTCCTCCCATATGAATATAGGTCAATTGACCAAACCATGTTATGTTACAATattctcttttggtatatttctgtATTTCGTTATCTCATTGATCATCGTTCAAGGTTATTTTGTTTGTTTCTGCTTTGATCCCAATTGGTAGGATTTTCAATAACAAGGCAATCTCCACCTGAGCTATGGACATATTATTATAAAGTAAGAAATTTAAAATGATATGTTGAtcgataaaaatatttttaaatgctTGCTTGAAGTCGGAGGTTTACCGAAAACAACTTCTCTACCtgcataaggtaggggtaaggttgtgCATATAATACCCTCCCCAAACTCCCTATTTGTGGGATACACTGctttttttgttgttattgttgtaggcGGCATTGATTGAATTCTAGCTAGAACTTATCTTTGGCAGGGACATCCGTTTTAACTCTTAACCCAAAACCATTagggttttcttttgttaagttgTGTTCACTTCACATGCATAAAAGCTATAACAAACATTTCACCATCTTATCCCTTTTCTTATTATACTTCGATGCATTTGCGAGTATTCCAAAAAGGGCTTTCTCTAAACCATCTTGGCTTTCTCGTCCTTCTCTAAACCAAGAATGAGACGAATTGAATTTTGGAACAGTTGTTTTACAGCTTGAAAATTACATCTGATCATGACTTTGATTTAGAAAATAATACAAATGTGATCCGTGTAACTCTTTTCCTCGCCTGCAGGTGACTTCCAGAAGACTTCTACAGACAAAGTTCTAACTTCATTGGAGAAAAATGCCTTCCAACTCGATCCTGATAGCAGAATAAAACTACTAAGGGGACAAGGAAAAGTAGGAAATTTGAACTAAAAAGGCAATCATCTAGCACATGATATATTCTTCGAGAAAATCATGCGGCAAATAAACAGTTAGAAAGAAGCCAGTGAAAGCAAAATTCCAGAATGTGGAGAAAAAGGAACCCTCGCATTCTTTTGGATAAGTAAATCGACCCAATGTTTTGAATACGTGATTTTACATTGTGGTATAAAGCAGAAATAGACAACAGAAACTCCTGTTTTGGGGAGTAAAGTAGGACAACAGAAGTACCTCAATACTAGATCCCAGCTCAATCCTTGTATTTCATTGTTTCTTTCTCGAAACCAATAGTAGGAAATTGTTTTGCATAGTCCTCAACGTCCTGCCTTAGCCTGGCAATCTCAGATTGAATTTTGGAGTCTGAACTCAAAGTTTCCACAAAGTCCTTCAACTTTGTTCCTATGTTTATTAGAAACCAATGCTCGTAAGTAACATTGTGAAATTTTTAAAATATAGTATATGATAAGGGGAACTGATGTATTCAGAAATTCATAAGATGAAAATCACCAAACCTTGGGTCTCAGCCTTGACCTTAAGGGCCAACTTCACAGCAGCATCAAAAAATTCAGCCACTTTCACAAAATCCTCCTCAATAAATCCCCTAGAAGTCAGAGCTGGGGTTCCTGGATCACAGCATGAGAAGGGGTAAATTGACTTACATAATTGCTGCTACATGTATGTCACCCTATCATGGGAATAACTTTCTGCTCTATTTACTCATTTTAATTAGTGCTTTTAATTTCACATTACAAGAATAATTAGTTAATACAAAGATATAGCCAAAAGAATATTAAAAGGTTTTCTATTAATTCATGAAAAGCCGAAAACTAAATTTTCCAGTTATGTAAGCAATCATAAATAGGGAAAAATAAGTTCTTTACCCATGCGAATGCCACCAGGCACCATGGCGGATACATCACCGGGCACAGTGTTTTTATTGGCTGCAATATGCACAGACTCTAAAACCTTCTCAACCCTAGAGCCATCAATACCCTGAAGAAGATATTTACCGAATGGACCATGTCAGCCGGTGACAAATCATAAATAATGTAATGACAGGCACATATCAGGAGAAGTTCTCCATTGGCGTATTCGAGGCTGGTCAATTGTACTAGAGGTGGCTCCCATGTTAGATATCAGGGTTGGACTTCCAAATTGGAATGCACAAATTTGTCTACATTTGACCAGTTTCTTTAGTGAAGATTTTGCAAATATACACAGCTCTCAAAAAAAGTACCTATTCTTTGAGGTCTCTGTTGGCAAAACTATCCGCAATTTGAATTACAGGACAGTAAGCTCTCATAATCAGTTCAAAATGAACAAAGGTAAATAGATTATTTATGTACCTTATTTCTTAAGTTTACTAAAACCAGATGATTCTCAGTTCCACCAGACACAAGATCATATCCGTTCGCCAGCAAACTCTGCAAAATATGGTGATGAGAAATAAAGACATGCAACAAAAGCATCAAATAACCTCCCTCTCCAGGAGAAATGATCATACACTAAGCTATATGAGTAAGGACGCAGTACCTCAGCAAACTTGGAGCAATTGCTAAGAACTTGCTCTTGGTATGCCTTGTATTCCGGTGTCATGACCTAGATAACGTACAAAGAGATGTTATATACAATTACGCCTTGTAAGGAAAACCTGTGAACATTGGAAACAAACACAGAAGACAAATTACTTACTTGTTTCAGAGCAACGGCTAAGCCAGAAATTGTGTGATTATGGGGACCCCCTTGAAGTCCGGGAAAAACAGCTTGGTTGATTTTATCTTCATAGTCATACATCACCTGCAGAATGACGCTCGGACTATTACTATCTCATTACAGTTTATCTCTTATTCATTCAAAGAAAATGAGATACTAATCGCTATCATATTTCAACAATGGGATTTTTGTGCTTTTCGTCCAATCTTTTGTGTTAACTCCGATTTTATATTCTTAAAGGATAGAGATTAAGGGTTTGACCTTTGATTCATTTGAAAAAAGCCAATTTAATCAAGCACAGAGAGAAATTTAACCAATATTTGAGACCCCAACAAGTGTCTTATGCCCTTTGACCCATTGGCTATCCCCAGCGTAGCTCCTTGAAACACTTAAACCATGCAAACTATTTATACCCTCCACAAACACTCAAAACCACCTTGCACTATAGTCCATTATGATGCAGCGGTTGCAGATGGTCTTTTAACAGTCTACAGAACAAGGTAATAGCGGGTTAATGGACGTACATGAGTTTATGGTGTGTCAAAGGGGGTAGGTTTACGAGGTCAAAGGAGAATCTGCGGGTTGAGGCCAACAGAGGTTGGTGGAGCCCATTGTATTTTGTTGATACTGCGTATTAACAAAAtcttaccttatcaaaaaaaaaaaagttggtgGAACTCATTACATAAGCCAAAGGTTAATGTGCTGGACATGGTAACAGGAGAAGTAAACAAACAAGTTACAAGGACGGACCAACTACAAATTGTCACTTCCTAGATTTCAGTTCCAAAGAGTATCGATACTAAGTTCTGCATGTTATTTAACTTCAGGTCAAACTCActtcttttccttgtttgtttaTCTCCTTCAGCCCTTTTCTGAAAAAGATCATTGCCCCACGTGGACCACGAAGTGACTTGTGAGTTGTGGTAGTAACAACATCTGCATACTCAAAAGGAGAAGGAATGACTCCAGCAGCAACCAAGCCACTGATATGTGCCATGTCCGCCAAGAGAACAGCTTTTTGCTTGTCACATACCTTTCAATCACTCAAAATACAGCTATCTtaaaaaagttggaaaatatagtAATGGGAACAGGCACCAAAAGGTTTATTAGCTTACCTTGCGGATACGTGCATAATCATATAAGCGAGCATAAGCACTTGCACCAGCAACAATTAACTTTGGTCGAAAGAGTACTGCACTTTTCTCCAGCTGGGGAAATGGAAATTAAACAACAGTGAGTTGAAGAAAATAACGAGACTAAAAGCCCGGGGGAAGACAAAAAGAGGGAAAGGAATCCAGGTAGCAGCTTAGATTTGTAAACACCAATACGTGTTCTTTTTTCCCCAGACAAGACTAGCATAAACATCTGTGGTATGAAGGCACCTGTTCCTACAGTACTCCTAGCTCAACAGCCTACACTTTCGAGCCGAAACAGCAAGAACATACCTATCTCATTTCCCCAATATTGTTTATTGAACATGCTTAGAAGCTATAATAGAGTCTGCGCCATGTGGACACTGACATTGCAAAACATGCCAAAGCATATGAAGTAGGAACAATTTTTGAACTAAAAGTGATGTTCTATTGTTTGCAAATTCTATGATGTTGCAACCAAGAAATCAGTGCATGTAGCCTATTACACAGGAATGACAAAAGATACTTTTggcttttttatattttttgagtCGATGACTTCTGAAACTAGTAATTCATAAGTCGCCAAAAAGGTGCAGCGAGACACAAGAAAAAGAATTGCTCGTATCTTAAATCATTCCCAATTAACAAGACAAGTAACAGGTTACCTGATCATAGTCAATATAACCTGTGCTCTCATCCAATCTGTATGGCATGGTCTCGAAAAAGATAGACACAGCAGAAATTTTCTTTGTGTCGGTCTGCATAGCATAAATAGAAATAAGGACATTGCAGGGAAATAAAGATGACAGCGAAATACTCAGAGATACTAATTCAAGAGAACAGAACCTGATAACCATGTGAGAGATGTCCACCATGAGGAAGATCGAGTGCCATAATTCTCTCATGAGGCTTTAATAAAGCGGTGTACACTTGAAAGTTTGAAGGGGATCCAGACAGCGACTGAACGTTGACTGCAGcaaaattcatcaaatatttagCATAAAAACTATTAGCATAAGCCTATAGATAAAGAATAGAGCCATAATACGTTCTGTTCACATCTAATGATCCACTCAGAATGAAGTTTTCTGCACGGTGTAATTACCTCCCCATTTGGCGGGATCCAAGTTAAAAACTTCTAATGCACGTTTTTGACACAATCTCTCTGCCATGTCAATGTACCTGTGTAGGACAATAAGGATACTTGGTAACTCTTCCCAATGATATTCAGTTAGCAACAAATGATAGCCAGAATGAACTTGCTGATCAGCCAGAAAGCAATTTTATCAACGTCACAACAGCTTAGATTACTCCAACTCAATCAGAgaataaaagcaatttgaacaTACTCATTTCCTCCATAGTATCTAGCACCAGGATAGCCTTCACTGTATTTGTTGGTCATTACTGATCCAACTGCTTGCATCACTGACAATGACGTAAAATTCTCTGAAGGGATAAGCTCAAGACCCTACAAATTAATTGTTCATACATATAAAAAAACAAACTTTTAACGTACCAGATGCTTGTAAAAAGTACTCTTTTTATTTCCAACTTATATGACGTATTTCCCCTTTTGAGACTTAACAAAATCTTAGATACAGTTCTATTTCTATAcaactttcaaaattcaaattcattaagctaatcaacttttaaaatttaatttcatGTTTTCTCCACTAAACTAATTTTTAAGTACTAGTTTAAGATTTTCCTCCACAGGAGTATACAATTAGTGATAACATATACCAAATACGATTACGAACCTTCCATTGCCTAGCTTTCTCATGCTCAATGATGTCGGCGATCTCTGGATCGATATCCTCAAGTGGCGCATTCAGCTGCTTTATCCACTGATAACCAAATAACCATGAGCAAACATGAAAAGCACAACATATTTATTGAAGACACAGATTGTTACTGCATTTGAAACTTATAAAAATCAAAgatccacaacaacaaaaaagcgcaTTTGAAAATGAAAAGGCGGATATGTATTATGATTCGATTTACTAACAGTAACACGCGGATCCTCCCTTTCACGAATTGCTTGATTAGGCAGAGACGACTGTTgttgacaaaaataaaaaaaaaaaataagcaaAATGAATATCGCAGCTTTGGAAATCAATAACAAAATATTAATGGATGACTATACTCTACCATGTAATAGAGGGAAGAGCCATTGGAAAAAGGACGAGGAAGCTTAATGGAGGAACCACAAGAGAGTTTACGAAGAGCCATAGCCATAGCCATTGCCATTTTTTTTACTCTGTAATTTGGCCCTTTCCGCTCTACGAGAGATGCGAGCtttttcgttttggtttttgggttGGTGTGTTAGGACCCTGGCCGGGggatttttttttgggggggggggggggggggttatgtGGGTGGTTGAAGATCGTGACACTGCTTAGTGGTTTGGTGAGTTTGCTTTGCTTTTTGAACAAAGGTGTCACTTCAATTTTTTGTtgtaataataacaataaagttagtaaaaaattaattttttctaaATATAGGAATCTTTtctattaaataaaataaaaactgagAGATGGAACAGAGTTGTTCTGAGGAAACGTCAGCAGTTAATCATCTCAAGGTGCATGGAAGTTGGTGAACTGATCCGATCGTCATTGGAAAttatatttaaagaaaataaaaaagaaaggcGAGCCTTcatatatttctttttctttttctgctatatattttttaaaggcaaacaaagaaaagaaaaacttcaaGTTGTGTTCACTCTAATAAAAACAATTCTaaattttttatttctattattatgatgGATTTACCTCTTTCGTATTAGACCAAGGCAGTCCTATTGAGTatacaaataaataaagtagAAATACAAAGCTAAAGTTGTGGATATCCACTCTCTGGCCTCTGCCAAACGAAGGATTAATAAAGAGCAAGTTCCACATTTAGCTGTTcgattaaaataattatattctcTAGTCAATAAATATACATTATGTATTAATTGTACACGATATATGTATTTATCAGCTATTATTTTTTAGAGTGGCTATACAGTGTAGttttttcataataaaactaTAAATTACTCCGGTGAGCTTCAAGGGAAAATGACATTATATAGCCGCTCTCAAGATAatagtcaaatatatatatatatatatatatatatatatatatatatatatatatatatatatatttttctgcaggttatatataaaaatatataaattttatacacttttatcGTTACAAAATGTAAATATTTTCGGCCGCAAGCTAAAAGTAATATTTGCCCGATATTCAAATCATTCAATTTGGGCCCAATGATTATCCTCGTATTCGAGGCCCAGAGTTTGGTTTGTCTTGTTTGCGGGGTAGCCCAATAGTTTTTTTGGACCTCATATACGGCTCGTAAGAGTTGGCCTGCAGAAAAGtgtagaagtaatagaaatagaGTGCAgtttcctttttgttctttttatttcTGCGAAAGTCAAACTAAAATTCTGTAAAATGTAATACTACACCAAAACATAATCCTCGTTTGGTTTCATTGGAAATCAAGTTATTTCTTGCAGATTGTTATTTAGCTTTGAGCATCAccaaattctctccaaaatcataATATGATTATTAATCTTGTATTTATccattctttttatttctttctaatTTTGGGAGTAGGGTGGTTCGATGAGTAGAGGCCATGAGAGAAAGGTCTTTGATTGGATTCAAATTCTGTATCTAATTTCATACGGATATAAAAGTTCCAATCACTATATTTTAATTACAACCCTCATATATTTTAACTCGGTCGATATACAGCTTGAATTCTGTTCATAACACTAAAGAAGGATAAAATAAACCAAACCACCTACAATGGAATTTGCATCAGCCTCTTCTTCtcaagaaaattttattttgtgtctcacatGCCAGTTCATACTTATATGAGGCTCTCTTATTACTTGACAATTGGATTCATGGGTCCTTTTTAAGATGCTTAAACTAAGGACCAAAATaagtaatataataataataataataataataataataacaataatggtAATAAAATATTTGCAAATGAGAAGTTTAACGTCTACAGCAGGTTGCTTTTTTTCCCCTCGATCGGCACTTGAAATCAATTCACTTGTGTTGAAGCAAAAGAATAGCAAAATAAACTTTTTACTCAAGGAACGATTTGAACTTTGAGCAGTATTGAGGTAAGACTTTAATGTTTTAGAGTTGTATTTAATCAACTACGTAATTTTTAAGTGTACACTAAATTTGGAGAATGACAAtactttttatatatttattattatttatgtgTAAATAAACTTTCTCAGTCAAATAGACTCTAAACTAGTCACAttccaaagaaaaaataaaaggaacCTGCTGTAAACATTTAGCTTCTCATTCcataaatttattattattattattattattattattacttattctGATCTTTAGTTTAAGTATCTTAAATAGGAAAAATATGGACTTTTAAGTTGCCTTCTTTAGTTTTATCTATTAAAGTAAGCAAATGGAACCCATAAGTTTACTCGTCAAGTAGTAAGAGATCTTCACATAAGTATGACATGTCacatgagacacaaaataaaatttctcgATTTGAAGTTAAATAAATTGTTCTAGTCTTCGAGATGTAGGGCCGATTGAAGGCTATTATCTCCCAAGTCGTGCAGTAACAACCACTTCAATTCAATGTGAACCAAATTGTGGTGCAGGAAGAGAAAACAAAAGACACTATTTTCATTTTCCAAGTAGTTGCGAAATCATTATCGTTTTAGTAGTCCATATTGGTTACTTGTGGTTAAGATTtcttcatatatatatttattttttcaaaaaagatGTCATTTTAATCATTCTaggaatcatctttctcaaaaacaCTTTGCTCATAAATGCATCATCGAATTGTCTACTTATTgggtgcaaaaaaaaaaagaaaaagaacttgATGAAATGGTTTTTATGACACATGAAATTTTCCGCCAAACGTTAACCGTATTCACACTCTTACAACTTTCAACATCAATATATTGCATTGAGTACGAATACATCAAGTATGATACGATTTGCTGTCTCTTGAAATTAGtatttgtttacccgtaaaacggtacagttgaatttatacgtaatttctagataagtaaattaatttaatcctgaaataaataaataattgaggAATtacgcaatacttagccttaagaTATAGACGAAACAGCGAAGAAACAATTCCGGGAACAAGGTTTCTgaacacaacaacaaaagaatCGAGAAATAAGATAATAAGATTAGATTGTGCTTTGTATAAAATATAGTGtaagtttgctagaaaattcgTGTCATTTACAATgacaactgagctcactatttataactATGAAGAAGGTCCTAGggtcgtgcccttctttaatgtcaattataaggggcattgatgaagatataacggtgaacataaatatCAAATTCCTTATAACGGGTATCTGCTCTTAATGTTATGAATATTCTCTATTGAATGCTGCCGGGAGAAGAGCATTTATCATATCTTTATGAGCATTAATCTTCCCGGTGATAAATGAAACAGTTGTCTTCAGTCTTCAGTCATCCCCCTctcttgggttccacgtgtcccttTCTCGGACGACCACGTGTCATAACATATTTTACTCAATACAGATAGTctccctgctttccggtgacataattTTGTGTTACcgaaaagttggtagaaacattcTTTTGGCGAAAATTACTATAATTCCCTCTAAAGGCTTCTGACGATTGATTAGACGcatgtctctccgcatttaatgccccgaacacgcgtcttcccatgattcagcacatcttttgccgattatcgaggtaatcctggacatgaatttagccgccaaaacttTTAATTATACGTATCAATTTCTACCCTTATACTTCATAACTTTTCAAACTTCATTCATCTAACTTGCATATTGTTTCTTCGTCTTTTTTCTAATTCTCTTCAAACGAAAGACCCTTTATTTCCTACAATGGCTTCTTCCTCAAAATGTCTGGTTCctcaaaaagcaaaaataaatatGAGGACTTTGCTCCTCCAACAGTGAACTTCAACATCCCTAGAAGTCTTATTACCacaaaagacttcgaagagaaattccCTATTGCTAATTATCGTACATGGACCGTTAGCAGGTATCCTTCTTCCATACGTCCTTCGAATCTtactgtgaaggaagactgtcgcTGCCATGACTTAGAAATTATCACTCCTGATCTATAGGAGCGAGTCACCCTTTCCAAGGAGGGTCTTACATATGTTTAcatgtatccctttactttgggtgcattttCTTGAGCGGAGAGCTTGACTCCGTAATTGCGAAGTTTTGCCTCCGTTATAAGATGTTTTaggcacaagtaagtccttctgtgtggaggacGGTTGCTTTCCTTTGGCGTTTGTGCCAGAAAACtggagaggagctaaccttagctcacatgatgaatctttattctcccaaaatcttctgcgggggaatgataaacctctgcAAGTGTGGCCGCCATGCTTTattgtctagcatggatgatgataacgACCGTAAGTGGATGGAATGGTTCGTGGCAATTGCCACCGACGATATCATTCCGGCAACGGCTTTATCCTTTCCGGCCGCTTAGAACTGCACTCGTAAGCTCTTTGTTTAATATTtccttttactaaaaaaaaattaatggtTGTATTGATCCGCCATACTTCTTTTATTTTAGCAACTCGATGGGTCCCACCGGTGATTGAAGGTTTGGACCGGTGGGTACAAAAACTCTTGGACGTTACGGCACCCGAGACTCgcttgtggaaagaactggcccctaAATACAGGTggaaggccaagaatcatggtaattcaaactcattttgtttcaatttttcatgaAAAGAACTTGATTGATCTCTTCTAACC
The nucleotide sequence above comes from Nicotiana tabacum cultivar K326 chromosome 12, ASM71507v2, whole genome shotgun sequence. Encoded proteins:
- the LOC107771579 gene encoding serine hydroxymethyltransferase, mitochondrial; amino-acid sequence: MAMAMAMALRKLSCGSSIKLPRPFSNGSSLYYMSSLPNQAIREREDPRVTWIKQLNAPLEDIDPEIADIIEHEKARQWKGLELIPSENFTSLSVMQAVGSVMTNKYSEGYPGARYYGGNEYIDMAERLCQKRALEVFNLDPAKWGVNVQSLSGSPSNFQVYTALLKPHERIMALDLPHGGHLSHGYQTDTKKISAVSIFFETMPYRLDESTGYIDYDQLEKSAVLFRPKLIVAGASAYARLYDYARIRKVCDKQKAVLLADMAHISGLVAAGVIPSPFEYADVVTTTTHKSLRGPRGAMIFFRKGLKEINKQGKEVMYDYEDKINQAVFPGLQGGPHNHTISGLAVALKQVMTPEYKAYQEQVLSNCSKFAESLLANGYDLVSGGTENHLVLVNLRNKGIDGSRVEKVLESVHIAANKNTVPGDVSAMVPGGIRMGTPALTSRGFIEEDFVKVAEFFDAAVKLALKVKAETQGTKLKDFVETLSSDSKIQSEIARLRQDVEDYAKQFPTIGFEKETMKYKD